The DNA segment TGAAACTGCTGCATCAAATAGAACCGGATAAAGATGCTGATGGACTCCACCCAGTTAATTTAGGGCGGTTGGTGCGTGGGGAAAAGGGTTTACGCAGTTGCACCCCTGCTGGAGTCATGCGCCTATTGGCAGAATATGAAATTTCTTTGCGAGGAAAGCAAGCTGTGGTGGTGGGACGGAGTATTTTGGTAGGGAAGCCAATGGCTTTGATGCTCCTAGAAGCTGATGCCACCGTGACTATTGCCCACTCGCGATCGCAAGACCTAAAATCCATCACTCAAAATGCCGACATTCTCATTGCTGCTGCCGGGTTGCCAGGATTAATTACTGCTGACATGGTGAAACCAGGCGCTGTTGTGGTAGATGTGGGGATAAATCGCGTGAGTGATGCTCATGGCAAAAGTCGCTTAGTAGGCGATATTAATTTTGCATCAATTGCTGGTGTGGCAGAATATATCACCCCGGTTCCCGGTGGTATTGGCCCTATGACTGTGGCTTTGTTATTACAAAATACAGTCACCAGCTATTTACAAACAGCAAAAGAAAGCGGAGCCTTGGATGTTAAATGAAAAATTACAAATCGTAACATAAATCATCATTTATCATCCATCTTTGATGATTACTGAAGTATGAGTTAATCTTTCAGCTCCAGAGCATCTTAAAATTGTGACGTGTATGACAAACAGCCAAAAACAAAAAATTTAAGGAAATCCAAGAATGGTAGCAGCTGATAACCTCCGGAAGATGTCAGAGGAAGCCAAATTTAATCTAGTAGCTTATCTTAAAGAGCGGCAAAAACTTTGTGAAGCTGCTTTGGATGCAGCCATACCTATTATTTATCCAGAAAAAATTTATGAATCAATGCGCTACTCTCTATTAGCTGGAGGTAAGCGCCTGCGTCCGATTCTTTGTCTGGCTACCTCGGAAATGATGGGTGGGACAATCGAAATAGCTATGCCAACAGCTTGTGCTGTAGAAATGATCCACACCATGTCTTTGATTCACGACGACTTGCCAGCAATGGATAACGACGATTATCGTCGCGGTATGCTGACGAATCACAAGGTATATGGTGAAGATATTGCGATTTTGGCGGGAGATGGCTTATTAGCCTACGCTTTTGAGTTCGTAGCTATCCGTACTCCTGAAAGCGTACCTAGAGACCGAGTATTGCAGGTAGTAGCCCGTTTAGGACGAGCATTGGGAGCTGCTGGCTTGGTTGGGGGTCAAGTGGTTGACTTAGACTCAGAAGGAAAATCAGATACTTCCTTAGAAACACTCAATTTTATTCATAATCACAAAACAGCAGCTCTTTTAGAAGCTTGTGTAGTCTGTGGCGGCATTTTAGCTGGGGCATCATCAGAAAATGTACAAAGACTCTCACGATATTCTCAAAATATTGGGCTAGCATTTCAAATCATTGATGATATTCTTGATATCACTTCTACTCAAGAGCAATTAGGCAAGACTGCGGGTAAAGACCTTTTAGCGAAGAAAGTTACCTATCCTAGCCTGTGGGGAATTGAACAATCGCGCGTCAAAGCCCAACAGCTAATTGAGGCAGCTTGTACAGAACTAGAACCATTTGGAGAAGATGCACAGCCCCTGAAAGCGATCGCTCACTTCATCACTAGTCGTAATCACTAATCAAACATCCAGTTGTTGTGTTGACTCCCAAGTATATACAGGCGGAATACAGTAAAAATAATTACCACTGACAACCGACAACTAACAACTAATAACTACTGCTAATATTGACCAACCAAACCAAAACACCATGCAGGACATAGGCGAAATTTTAGACAACCGGGTGCTGCTGGTTGCTCTGGTAGCTTGTTTTGTCGCTCAAGCTTTAAAGCTATTTGTTGAGCTAATTAAAAATCGTAAATTGAATGTGCGCGTTTTAGTGACCACAGGCGGTATGCCAAGCGCCCACTCAGCGTTGGTAACATCTCTAGCCGCAGGTGTCGGACAAACTCTTGGCTGGGCGTCACCTGACTTTGCTTTGGCTACTGTTTTCGCCATCATTGTCATGTACGATGCAGCAGGAGTGCGCCAAGCTGCGGGTAAGCAAGCTCGTATTCTCAATCAAATGATTGATGAGTTATTTCATGAAAAGCCAGACTTTAGCCAAGACAGGCTTAAAGAATTGTTAGGACACACACCCGTGCAAGTGATAGCAGGTTCAGCTTTGGGTGTAACTATTTCCTGGCTAGCGAGGGCTTTATTTATAGTTAATAGTCCATAGTCAACGGTTAAATGGCTATCACCTCACAACCGATCGCAGTAACACTACATTACGACTATCTACCAACACAGCAAAGAAACCACGCTCATTCAGCCTTTGCAATGTGTTGTAGGCTTCTTGTTGGTTAGTGGTATAAACTGCCAAGAGGAAAGGGCGTTGTCCATAGGAGACCAAACCTACATTACCGCCTACAGCCTGTTGTACACTACTGACTAATTCTGGACGGTTGAAATAGTCCACCAATACAGCATATCCTTGACCTAAGGCTTGGGGATTATAAGTAATCCTGGGAGGTGTGGGCTGTTGAGGAGTTGGTGCTTGTCCTGGTCGTGTAGTAATAATGGCAGATAGTCCAACTATGGTGTTGATATATCTAGCCCAACGGTTAGCATCATCGATTTTTTTAAACCCGCCTATCCGCGTTACCGTATCATTCAGATATTGGCAGGTAGTAGTTTTAATTTCGTTCGGTAAAGCATTCCGTAACTGTGTGCGATTTTCCACCGTCGGACTGACTACCAGTAATAGATACTCGCCGGCGCTAGGGGGTTGGCAAACAGGGATAGATTGGGCGTTTGCAGAAGTTATGCTACCCATCAATCCCGCACCAGCGATCGCCAATCCTAATACACTAGGTAAAGTTGCAAATTTCTGCACAGAATTACGAATATATAAATAAATCAATTCTTTAAAAGATTCTATGTAGTTATTAGTCAATAGTCCATAGTCAAAAGTCAAAAGTCCATATTTCAAAACTGTTGACCCTTAAGAGTACTCTACCAGAAACCTTTCTCCTGCCGAGACGCTACCGCAAACGAGGAGCCAAGACAACAGAATCGCACTATCTCACTTTTGACCGTTGACTTTTGACTAATAACTAAGATGCTGTGGCTAAAGATGCCAAAGGATTAGGAATTGTTTCCGAAGGAGCCGAAAACTCACCTGTAACAACATACTCTAGCCGCAGTTTCAGCCAAGTAATAAATTGGGAATTAGTAGAGATAATAGCTGCTGCTGGCTGAGGACACTTTGCTTTAATATCTGCGAATTCTGGCGCTTCTAAAAATGCTGGTTGGGGAACTAACCAAAAATCAATTTCTTTTTCTTGTTCGTGGTAATGGCGAGTGCGTTCTTTCAGCACTTCTTCTATAGGTTCTTCTTGCAACAAAAAGCGGCGGCTAGCCAAAACGTAATAATATGTTTGCATTTTCATCCTCTGGTTACTAATAATTTTAGGTTACCGTATTGGGGGTATAGGGGTGTAGGGGTATGGGGGTCAACCCTTCTTGTCCTCACACCCTTACACCCTCACACCCTAACTCTTGGGAGATTTTTTAAACCAAGAACCAAAAGGACAACCTTTTCCTGCGGGTTTGCTATTTGCCTGTTTACCACCACCTGTTAACTTGTCTAAGAACAGCGTGTTGTCGAAATAGTGTTCCAAAGAAATAATTTTTAAGTCATCTGTGACATGAGCAACGCTCAAGCCGATGATCTCGATTGTCTCTCCAGTTGGTGCATAATCTTTGTAAGCACCTTGAAAATGTCCCCAGTGTCGCCATTTGAATGTTACAGTTGGTGGCCCTGAGTAGACTTCCAGTACTTCCCAAGGAAAGCCTTGAGGAAATGTTGTATGGAAGAGTTTAGCCGATGATTCAAAACTTTCTTGTGATGCTTTGTAATGTTCAGAATCCGCCATAAATAAATTGTAAGTACCTTGGGCAGATACATCTTCTGCTGTGAATTCTGCTCCCCCATTAGTACTAACGCGAAACTGGTCGTTGACAATTGACAGCCATTGCTGTGGATCAGTCTTAAAAGATACCTCCATCTCGAAGGTTCTGACTAAGTTCTGTACGATCGCCTCCAGTGTACCCTCTAGATGATTGCGTGTACTTTCATTGGCAAGATTTTCTTTAGAGCGAGAATAGTCTGGAGGAGTCTGATACCGCCATTGAACATCAGTACTTTCAGCAATTACCAGGTCTCTGTCCTGCACCCAAAGTGGAAGGTCATTAGATTGTGTTGCGCTCATAGAAGTCTCTTAAATTACCACAGATTTTCCAGATTACGCAGCTATCCCCTCAAGAGCCTAGAAACTAAAGATTAGGCATTAGAGGCTAAATTATTGATATCTTCCCTAATCCCTACTCCCCTCTTATCGCCTGTTTCATTTCCCGAACAGCTCTTTCTATTCCGACTAAAGCCGCTCGGCTGATAATGGTGTGACCAATATTGAGTTCTTCCATCCCTGGAAGTGCAGCCACGGGGTAAACGTTCCAGTAGGTGAGTCCATGACCAGCGTTGACTCGTAGTCCGGCTTTAATCGCTTGTTCACACCCTGCGGCTAAAAATGCTAGCTCTTGCTGACGGCTAGTCTCGTCGGTCGCCTCAGCATACCTGCCAGTGTGTAGTTCAATAAACTTTGCTTGTACCTTGACAGATGCCTCTATTTGTGATGGTTCAGCATCAATAAACAAGCTCACAGGAATGGCAGCATTCTGCAATTTACTGACGACCTCACCTATTCTAGCAATTTGCCCAACAATATCTAAACCACCTTCTGTAGTGACTTCTTCCCGTTTTTCGGGAACGAGAGTTACATAATCGGGTTTAATGTCAAGGGCTATTCCCACCATTTCATCTGTAGCCGCCATTTCCAAATTCAGGTGAGTACGCACAGTGTGGCGCAACAGTTGTACATCCCGGTCTTGGATATGCCTACGGTCTTCCCGTAGATGTACTGTGATGCCATCAGCACCACCTAATTCTGCCAGCACCGCCGCCGCCACAGGGTCTGGTTCCACCGTCCGCCGCGCTTGTCGAATGGTAGCGATATGGTCTATGTTTACCCCAAGAGTAGCCAAGGCGAATATCTCCCTATCCACAGTCATCAGAGTATTGATCTTACCTGAGAATTGTCTATAAATCGTATAATTTGGATGAGTGCTAACGGTAGAAGCTTTTTACCAAATAGAGAACCCATTAGCATAATGGTTTTAGTGCGATCGCCTAAAAATCACGCCTACCAT comes from the Nostoc sp. PCC 7120 = FACHB-418 genome and includes:
- a CDS encoding divergent PAP2 family protein, coding for MQDIGEILDNRVLLVALVACFVAQALKLFVELIKNRKLNVRVLVTTGGMPSAHSALVTSLAAGVGQTLGWASPDFALATVFAIIVMYDAAGVRQAAGKQARILNQMIDELFHEKPDFSQDRLKELLGHTPVQVIAGSALGVTISWLARALFIVNSP
- a CDS encoding pyridoxine 5'-phosphate synthase codes for the protein MATLGVNIDHIATIRQARRTVEPDPVAAAVLAELGGADGITVHLREDRRHIQDRDVQLLRHTVRTHLNLEMAATDEMVGIALDIKPDYVTLVPEKREEVTTEGGLDIVGQIARIGEVVSKLQNAAIPVSLFIDAEPSQIEASVKVQAKFIELHTGRYAEATDETSRQQELAFLAAGCEQAIKAGLRVNAGHGLTYWNVYPVAALPGMEELNIGHTIISRAALVGIERAVREMKQAIRGE
- the crtE gene encoding geranylgeranyl diphosphate synthase CrtE, producing MVAADNLRKMSEEAKFNLVAYLKERQKLCEAALDAAIPIIYPEKIYESMRYSLLAGGKRLRPILCLATSEMMGGTIEIAMPTACAVEMIHTMSLIHDDLPAMDNDDYRRGMLTNHKVYGEDIAILAGDGLLAYAFEFVAIRTPESVPRDRVLQVVARLGRALGAAGLVGGQVVDLDSEGKSDTSLETLNFIHNHKTAALLEACVVCGGILAGASSENVQRLSRYSQNIGLAFQIIDDILDITSTQEQLGKTAGKDLLAKKVTYPSLWGIEQSRVKAQQLIEAACTELEPFGEDAQPLKAIAHFITSRNH
- a CDS encoding MgPME-cyclase complex family protein, which produces MQTYYYVLASRRFLLQEEPIEEVLKERTRHYHEQEKEIDFWLVPQPAFLEAPEFADIKAKCPQPAAAIISTNSQFITWLKLRLEYVVTGEFSAPSETIPNPLASLATAS
- the folD gene encoding bifunctional methylenetetrahydrofolate dehydrogenase/methenyltetrahydrofolate cyclohydrolase FolD, with translation METKTAKILDGKTLAEKIQKELTAQIIDAQAKIGRPPGLAVLMVGDNPASAAYVRNKEKSCAKVGIASFGKHFPQETTQTELEDVIAALNQDEQVDGILVQLPLPEHLDAVKLLHQIEPDKDADGLHPVNLGRLVRGEKGLRSCTPAGVMRLLAEYEISLRGKQAVVVGRSILVGKPMALMLLEADATVTIAHSRSQDLKSITQNADILIAAAGLPGLITADMVKPGAVVVDVGINRVSDAHGKSRLVGDINFASIAGVAEYITPVPGGIGPMTVALLLQNTVTSYLQTAKESGALDVK